In Myxococcus stipitatus, the following are encoded in one genomic region:
- a CDS encoding SDR family oxidoreductase yields the protein MRVLIPGISGGIARKLALRLKKAGHEVAGVDVRPWETAREEGIEVFRGDVRKRAAEDVFRRWRPEAVVHMATVTAFTVPGAERGRINLDGTKAVFDHCATHGVKQVLFVGRHTFYGAAPDSPLYHSEDEPPRALEAIPELSDLVAADLYAATALWRMPSVTTAVLRLPYTLGEPGTGTLASFLKGKRVPMVLGYDPLFHVLQEDDVVTALHLALEKKIRGIFNVAGPPPIPLSVIVRETGRTAVPLPARLLSFILGRAGFPRLSVGALDHLRYPIVVDNRRFLEATGFEYQHSAADTLRIYRESAPVPVSGGVL from the coding sequence ATGAGGGTGCTCATCCCGGGTATCTCCGGAGGAATCGCGCGCAAGCTGGCGCTGCGGTTGAAGAAGGCGGGCCACGAGGTGGCGGGGGTGGACGTTCGTCCGTGGGAGACGGCGCGCGAGGAAGGCATCGAGGTGTTCCGGGGGGACGTGCGCAAGCGCGCGGCCGAGGACGTGTTCCGCCGCTGGCGTCCGGAGGCGGTGGTCCACATGGCCACGGTGACGGCGTTCACCGTGCCGGGGGCCGAGCGCGGGCGCATCAACCTGGACGGCACCAAGGCGGTGTTCGACCACTGCGCGACGCACGGCGTGAAGCAGGTGCTCTTCGTGGGGCGGCACACGTTCTACGGGGCGGCGCCGGACTCGCCGCTGTACCACTCCGAGGACGAGCCCCCGCGAGCGCTGGAGGCCATCCCCGAGCTGTCGGATCTGGTGGCCGCGGACCTCTACGCGGCGACGGCGCTATGGCGGATGCCGTCGGTGACCACGGCGGTGTTGCGGCTGCCGTACACGCTGGGGGAGCCCGGTACGGGGACGCTGGCGTCGTTCCTGAAGGGCAAGCGCGTGCCCATGGTGCTGGGCTACGACCCGCTGTTCCACGTGCTCCAGGAAGACGACGTGGTGACGGCGTTGCATCTGGCGTTGGAGAAGAAGATTCGCGGCATCTTCAACGTGGCGGGGCCTCCGCCGATTCCGCTGTCGGTCATCGTGCGGGAGACGGGGCGCACGGCGGTGCCGTTGCCGGCACGGCTGTTGTCCTTCATCTTGGGACGCGCGGGCTTCCCTCGGCTGTCGGTGGGAGCGCTGGACCACCTGCGCTATCCCATCGTCGTGGACAACCGCCGCTTCCTGGAGGCGACGGGGTTCGAGTACCAGCACAGCGCCGCGGACACCTTGCGCATCTACCGCGAGTCGGCGCCGGTGCCCGTCTCGGGTGGAGTGCTCTAG
- a CDS encoding cupin-like domain-containing protein → MGVSSNIELEPMPLKPLPIAARNVRVLERPSLAELREWHYREPVIVRGLLESSKLVGGLGASSSLDAKLAVLDKQLGERPHFFCVLPPASRGQYRPRRVSTEAEGAAPVEQTEGTFDDFARRLKATPQTGEYVYMQNGMMGQEVLREELGFDFLRFSDPRGVESKFWIGSDGQVVNLHYDDCINYICMFEGTKRVTMFPPEQMANMYHAPFDVLAGGAPTTPVELLNLDLERFPRFRAAMEHACVAVIEPGEALLIPPFWWHHVESFGVMHVMVNSFITTISSAATLELWKDLSAGVRALAKATDAERRRERDLFRRRVLGDEEGGETSALAEQARKTFRQLPGSWKDQVVRLWDAFAFQVHGAPFETLGGIDGLVERQAGQLTLYPNANMLAEMPDVLELPPGDPDPR, encoded by the coding sequence GTGGGGGTCTCCTCGAACATCGAGCTGGAGCCCATGCCCCTCAAGCCCCTGCCCATCGCCGCCAGGAACGTTCGCGTGTTGGAGCGCCCCTCTCTCGCGGAGCTTCGGGAGTGGCACTACCGCGAGCCCGTCATCGTCCGAGGGTTGTTGGAGTCCTCGAAGCTGGTGGGAGGGTTGGGTGCCAGCAGCTCGCTCGACGCGAAGCTGGCGGTGCTCGACAAGCAATTGGGAGAGCGCCCGCATTTCTTCTGCGTGTTGCCGCCCGCGTCACGAGGGCAGTACCGGCCCCGGCGCGTCTCGACGGAAGCGGAGGGGGCGGCGCCGGTGGAGCAGACGGAGGGGACGTTCGACGACTTCGCTCGGCGACTGAAGGCAACGCCACAGACGGGCGAGTACGTCTACATGCAGAACGGGATGATGGGGCAGGAGGTCCTCCGCGAGGAGTTGGGCTTCGACTTCCTGCGGTTCAGCGACCCGCGTGGAGTGGAGAGCAAGTTCTGGATTGGCTCGGATGGGCAGGTGGTGAACCTGCACTATGACGACTGCATCAACTACATCTGCATGTTCGAGGGGACCAAGCGCGTGACGATGTTCCCGCCGGAGCAGATGGCGAACATGTATCACGCGCCGTTCGACGTGCTGGCGGGAGGCGCTCCCACGACGCCGGTGGAGTTGCTGAACCTGGACCTGGAGCGCTTCCCTCGCTTCCGCGCGGCGATGGAGCACGCGTGTGTCGCCGTCATCGAGCCAGGAGAGGCGCTGCTCATCCCGCCCTTCTGGTGGCACCACGTGGAGTCCTTCGGGGTGATGCACGTGATGGTGAACAGCTTCATCACGACGATTTCATCCGCCGCGACGCTCGAGCTGTGGAAGGACTTGTCGGCGGGAGTGCGAGCGCTGGCGAAGGCCACGGACGCGGAGCGGCGCCGGGAGCGGGACCTCTTCCGTCGCCGGGTGTTGGGAGACGAGGAGGGAGGCGAGACGTCGGCGTTGGCGGAGCAGGCGCGCAAGACCTTCCGACAACTGCCGGGCTCGTGGAAGGACCAGGTGGTGCGGCTGTGGGATGCCTTCGCCTTCCAGGTGCATGGGGCTCCATTCGAGACCCTGGGCGGAATCGACGGGCTCGTGGAGCGGCAGGCGGGTCAGCTCACGCTGTACCCCAACGCCAACATGCTCGCGGAGATGCCCGACGTGCTGGAGTTGCCCCCGGGTGACCCGGACCCGAGATAG
- a CDS encoding lysophospholipid acyltransferase family protein produces MLRSRAVALSDGLDARVDRLELPFNEFGVDPYGISRKHVKDALRVFAFIYRHYFRVRCHGIHHIPQKGRGMLVGNHSGGVAVDGAMVLTSTMLEMDPPRLAQGMVERFLHKFPVSSLWASRTGQFTGLPEHARRLLEDDRLLMIFPEGARGTAKLFPDRYSLVDFGTGFVRLALQTRSPIIPFGFLGGGSAIPTVFNAYTLGRLLGVPYVPLTPYLFPFPLPVQLEIHYGEPLVFHGTGDEEDHVIEGYVAKVKERIAGLIERGRAERQHRGSSRKLLP; encoded by the coding sequence GTGCTACGGTCCCGCGCCGTGGCCCTGAGCGACGGACTGGATGCACGGGTTGACCGGCTGGAGTTGCCGTTCAACGAGTTTGGCGTGGACCCTTACGGAATCTCCCGGAAGCACGTGAAGGACGCGCTGCGCGTCTTCGCGTTCATCTACCGGCATTACTTCCGGGTGCGATGCCACGGCATCCATCACATCCCCCAGAAGGGCCGGGGGATGCTGGTGGGCAACCACTCCGGCGGCGTGGCGGTGGACGGCGCCATGGTGCTGACCTCCACGATGCTGGAGATGGACCCGCCCCGCCTGGCGCAGGGCATGGTGGAGCGCTTCCTCCACAAGTTCCCGGTGTCCTCGCTCTGGGCCAGCCGGACGGGGCAGTTCACCGGATTGCCGGAGCACGCCCGGCGGCTCTTGGAGGACGACCGCCTGTTGATGATCTTCCCCGAGGGGGCCCGCGGGACGGCGAAGCTGTTCCCGGACCGGTACTCGCTGGTGGACTTCGGCACGGGCTTCGTGCGGCTGGCCTTGCAGACGCGCTCGCCCATCATCCCGTTCGGGTTCCTGGGGGGCGGCTCCGCCATTCCCACCGTGTTCAACGCGTACACGTTGGGCAGGCTGTTGGGGGTGCCCTATGTGCCGCTGACGCCCTATCTGTTCCCCTTCCCGTTGCCGGTGCAGTTGGAGATTCACTATGGCGAGCCGCTGGTCTTCCATGGAACGGGGGACGAAGAGGACCACGTCATCGAGGGGTATGTGGCGAAGGTGAAGGAGCGCATCGCGGGTCTCATCGAGCGAGGCCGCGCGGAGCGTCAACACCGCGGGTCGTCGAGGAAGCTTCTGCCATGA
- a CDS encoding ABC transporter ATP-binding protein: MTPSDELAIEVKGLVKRFDDVVAVDGIDLEIRRGECMGLLGPNGAGKTTTVEILEGLQEPTSGHVRLLGLDWKKDAAQLRQRIGLTLQETRLVEQLTVEETVRLFVSFYARSLPVEELIGMVQLGEKRQARVGKLSGGQRQRLALALGLAGDPDVLFLDEPTTGLDPQSRRALWDVVAALKARGRTVVLTTHYMDEAEVLCDRLVIIDHGRVMTRGTPRDIVATLGAEQVIELEAESALDLERLRPLPAVVAAQRHADRVTLRVKELHVALPAVLRTVEEAGTPLRHLSTRRPTLDDVFIGLTGRSLREGSEEKAA; encoded by the coding sequence ATGACACCCTCAGACGAGCTCGCCATCGAGGTGAAGGGCCTGGTCAAGCGTTTCGACGACGTCGTCGCCGTGGACGGCATCGACCTGGAGATTCGCCGCGGCGAGTGCATGGGGCTGCTGGGCCCCAACGGCGCCGGGAAGACGACCACGGTGGAAATCCTCGAGGGGCTCCAGGAGCCCACCTCGGGGCACGTCCGGCTGCTGGGCCTGGACTGGAAGAAGGACGCCGCCCAACTGCGGCAGCGCATTGGCCTGACGCTCCAGGAGACGCGGCTGGTGGAGCAGCTCACGGTGGAGGAGACCGTGCGGCTGTTCGTGTCGTTCTACGCGCGCTCGCTGCCCGTCGAGGAGCTCATCGGCATGGTCCAACTGGGTGAGAAGCGGCAGGCCCGGGTGGGCAAGCTGTCGGGAGGACAGCGGCAGCGGCTGGCATTGGCGCTGGGGCTGGCCGGAGACCCCGACGTGCTGTTCCTCGACGAGCCCACCACGGGGCTGGACCCCCAGTCTCGCCGGGCGCTGTGGGACGTGGTCGCGGCGCTCAAGGCGCGCGGGCGCACGGTGGTGCTGACCACCCACTACATGGACGAGGCCGAGGTGCTGTGCGACAGGCTGGTCATCATCGACCATGGGCGGGTGATGACGCGCGGGACACCTCGGGACATCGTCGCCACGCTGGGGGCCGAGCAGGTCATCGAGCTGGAGGCGGAGTCGGCGTTGGACCTGGAGCGCCTGCGTCCGCTGCCCGCAGTGGTGGCGGCGCAGCGGCACGCGGACCGCGTCACCCTCCGGGTGAAGGAGCTGCACGTGGCGCTGCCCGCGGTGCTGCGCACGGTGGAGGAGGCCGGCACCCCGCTGCGGCATCTGTCCACCCGCCGGCCCACGTTGGATGACGTGTTCATCGGATTGACGGGCCGCTCCCTGCGAGAGGGCTCCGAGGAGAAGGCGGCGTGA